The genomic interval CGCGGCAAGTATGTCGTCGAGTCGGTCGCTGCGTGCGGATCGTGCCACACGCCTCGGTCGGGAGCGGACGAAGACAGCACGCGCGCCTTGTCCGGTCATCCGGCAGGCTCCCCAGTTCCGAAGTACTCGATGGAGATGATGCAGCAGGGCGTCTTCATCTCGATCAACCCGACCTTCACAGCGTTCGCTGGACCGTGGGGGGTGTCCTTCTCTCCGAACCTCACGCCGGACCGCGAGACAGGTCTCGGGAAGTGGACGGAAGACCAGTTTCTCGCAGCGATGCGGTCTGGCAAGCACCTCGGCGACCCCAAGGGGCGAGCTCTGCTGCCCCCGATGCCCTGGAAGCACTACCAGACGCTCAACGAAGAGGACCTTCGAGCGATCTGGGCTTACCTGCAGACCGTCAAACCCATCCGCAATGCGGTTCCAGCGGCTCTGAACCGCATGGGCAAACCTTACTAGACCGGCTCGGAGGACGATGCCAGAGAGCGCGACGCCGCTGACTTCCGTGACGGCTCGGGACGGTTCGGAGATGCTGCTCATCCCGGCTGGGTACTTCGTGCGCGGTAACGACTACATCGCTGG from Candidatus Poribacteria bacterium carries:
- a CDS encoding cytochrome c; amino-acid sequence: MRLRRWGMGLILVGGMLASAMLVATAQQAQSNRVARGKYVVESVAACGSCHTPRSGADEDSTRALSGHPAGSPVPKYSMEMMQQGVFISINPTFTAFAGPWGVSFSPNLTPDRETGLGKWTEDQFLAAMRSGKHLGDPKGRALLPPMPWKHYQTLNEEDLRAIWAYLQTVKPIRNAVPAALNRMGKPY